The following proteins come from a genomic window of Thermus neutrinimicus:
- a CDS encoding winged helix DNA-binding protein — MLRRLEEKGFLERSLDSKDLRRFSFRLTEKGKSGLRQAEALMEKALRRRLARLQPEETTHLLELLGRLEEA; from the coding sequence ATGCTAAGAAGGCTTGAGGAAAAGGGTTTTTTGGAGCGTTCCTTGGACAGCAAAGACCTTCGCCGCTTCAGCTTCCGTCTAACGGAAAAGGGAAAAAGCGGCTTGCGCCAGGCGGAGGCGCTTATGGAAAAGGCGCTAAGGCGGCGCTTGGCTCGGCTTCAACCGGAGGAAACAACGCACCTGTTGGAGTTGTTGGGCAGGCTGGAGGAAGCATGA
- a CDS encoding MDR family MFS transporter has translation MNPTPQEVRFTMIGVLLGVLLAALDQTIVSTAMPRIVGELRGAEYYAWVTTSYLLTSTVSAPIFGRLTELFSRKAVLLWAVSLFLLGSALSGLSQNMAQLILFRGLQGVGGGALFALALTTIAVLFPPRERGKLSGAFGAIFGLSSAVGPWLGGLLTDHLSWRWVFYINMPVGAVALWFILRYMPRLRPGGREPFDFLGALLLILWTVPLMLAFSWGGSTYPWGSPEILGLFALAFLGLILWIWTENRLPYPLFDLSVFRERVFSLSAAAAFFYGPAFLGAVAFLPLYLQVVKGVSASQSGVTVLPLTLGVVVGSLGGGQLLARFGRYKVLLLVSAGFLLAIFLFLHFTLTVGTPLVEVVGLFFLLGLGLGPAQSVLNIVAQSGLPKERVGSGTSMVQFMRQIGSTMGIALLGTILAQSLTQHLKDAFPSGASTPALSRAGEGMALDLDREFVRLEDLLEKALKGDQGAYQALKADPFLPEDLKKTLRPGGIPAQFAEVRTLVTQALRGDEEARKALLADSTLSPEVKALLLPGGVAQGTFSLLERAWSGDGVAKEALLGLPWGQGLEGLLGAPSSPAMRARVTSFLKALEDRVVAETQASLKRAEAQALSQVPAQVVARLEGVRLKLKEALQVGIVEALRGIFLLSTFFIGLSLVALVFLPDRELSGGLGPRPSLE, from the coding sequence ATGAATCCCACACCGCAAGAGGTTCGTTTCACCATGATAGGGGTCCTACTCGGGGTTTTGTTGGCGGCCCTGGACCAGACCATCGTGTCCACCGCCATGCCCCGCATCGTGGGGGAGCTTAGGGGAGCCGAGTACTACGCCTGGGTCACCACCAGCTACCTTCTCACCTCCACGGTTTCCGCCCCCATCTTTGGGAGGCTGACCGAGCTCTTCTCCCGTAAGGCGGTTTTGCTTTGGGCGGTAAGCCTTTTCCTTCTGGGTTCGGCCCTTTCCGGCCTTTCCCAGAACATGGCCCAGCTCATCCTCTTCCGGGGGCTCCAGGGGGTGGGGGGTGGGGCCCTTTTCGCCCTGGCCCTCACCACCATCGCCGTGCTCTTTCCCCCAAGGGAGCGGGGGAAGCTTTCCGGGGCCTTCGGGGCCATCTTCGGCCTTTCCTCCGCGGTGGGACCCTGGCTGGGGGGCCTCCTCACCGACCACCTTTCCTGGAGGTGGGTGTTTTACATCAACATGCCTGTGGGCGCGGTGGCCCTTTGGTTCATCCTGCGCTACATGCCGCGGCTTCGTCCTGGCGGGCGGGAACCCTTTGACTTTCTCGGAGCCCTCCTCCTCATCCTTTGGACGGTACCCCTTATGCTGGCCTTTTCCTGGGGCGGAAGTACCTATCCTTGGGGGAGCCCGGAGATCCTGGGACTTTTCGCCTTGGCCTTCCTGGGGCTTATCCTTTGGATCTGGACGGAGAACCGGCTTCCTTACCCGCTTTTTGACCTGTCAGTTTTTCGGGAACGGGTCTTCAGCCTTTCGGCAGCGGCGGCCTTCTTTTATGGCCCGGCCTTTCTGGGCGCCGTGGCCTTCCTGCCCCTCTACCTGCAGGTGGTGAAGGGGGTTTCTGCCAGCCAAAGCGGGGTTACCGTTTTGCCCCTCACCCTTGGCGTGGTGGTGGGGAGCCTGGGTGGAGGCCAGCTCCTGGCTCGCTTCGGACGGTATAAGGTCCTTCTCCTGGTGAGCGCCGGGTTTTTATTGGCTATTTTCCTGTTCCTCCACTTCACCCTTACGGTGGGAACCCCTCTGGTGGAGGTGGTGGGCCTCTTCTTCCTCTTGGGCCTTGGCCTGGGTCCGGCCCAGAGCGTCCTCAACATCGTGGCCCAAAGCGGCCTACCCAAGGAGCGCGTGGGAAGCGGAACCAGCATGGTGCAGTTCATGCGCCAGATCGGGTCCACCATGGGCATCGCCTTGCTGGGAACCATTCTGGCGCAAAGCCTCACCCAGCACCTCAAGGATGCTTTTCCCTCCGGGGCCTCCACCCCTGCCCTAAGCCGCGCGGGTGAGGGAATGGCCCTGGACCTGGACCGGGAGTTTGTCCGCCTCGAGGACCTTCTGGAGAAGGCCCTCAAGGGAGACCAGGGAGCTTACCAGGCCTTGAAGGCGGATCCCTTTCTACCCGAGGATCTCAAGAAAACCCTGAGGCCTGGGGGCATTCCCGCCCAGTTTGCCGAGGTTCGGACTCTGGTTACCCAGGCCCTGCGGGGAGATGAGGAGGCGCGAAAGGCGCTTTTGGCGGATTCCACCTTGTCACCCGAGGTGAAGGCCCTTCTCCTTCCTGGCGGGGTGGCTCAGGGCACGTTTTCCCTGTTGGAACGGGCTTGGTCCGGGGATGGGGTGGCCAAGGAGGCCCTCCTCGGCTTGCCCTGGGGCCAGGGCCTGGAGGGGCTGTTGGGCGCACCTTCCTCTCCTGCCATGAGGGCTCGGGTTACGTCCTTTCTCAAGGCCCTGGAGGACAGGGTGGTGGCCGAGACGCAGGCTTCCTTGAAAAGGGCTGAGGCCCAGGCCCTGAGCCAGGTGCCCGCCCAGGTGGTGGCCCGCCTCGAGGGAGTTCGGCTCAAGCTCAAGGAAGCCTTGCAGGTGGGCATCGTGGAGGCTCTTCGGGGGATTTTTCTCCTCAGCACCTTTTTTATAGGCCTTTCCCTGGTGGCCTT